The genomic stretch ATCCTTCTACGTGCTCGCACGGGATGGCTCCGGGCTCAACCTCACGCGTTGGCTACGGTGGCGCGAGGAAGGTGGCTGGGCGAGCGTGAGCGCTCTACAGGACGTGCCGGTCATCGGCACGCTTCGGCCGCTCGGTCAGGCACACGTGCTCGTGCTCGGAGCCGGTGACGCGGGCGGGCGCGTCGTCGCGCACGTCTACCACACCATCACCGACACGTGGACAGAGTTCGGCTCGATCGCGGCCGGAGACGTGGTGAATGGACTCGCGTGGGGCAACGGTGCTGCGTTTCTGCTGCGAGATTCGGCCGACGCCGAATTCCGCGTGCAGACCGTCGAGATCGAGATGAGCAAACGGCTTCTGCACGCGATCGATTGGCTCGTCATCGTGGCGTATCTCGCGGGGATGGCGGGCATCGGTCTGATGTGTTGGATGCGCGAGAAGCGTTCCACGACCGCGGACTACTTCGTCGGTGGACGTTCGATCCCGTTTTGGGCGGCGGGGTTGAGCCTCTACGCGACGGGAACGAGTGCGATCAGTTACATCGCGATTCCGGCGAAATCGTTCGCGACCGACTGGTTGTATCTCGCGCAGAACGTGGTGGGATTGCTCGCCACCGTCTTCGTCGCGATCTGGATCGTACCGTTGATCCGGCGGTTGAACATCATGTCGGTCTACCAGTATCTCGAGATGCGGTTTCATCCCGCGATTCGGATGCTCGCGAGCGGCCTGAACATCGTGCTGCAACTCGGTGGACGCATGAGCGTGGTTTTGTTCCTTCCTTCGCTCGCGGTGTCGGCGGTCACCGGCGTCGACGTCGTCACGAGTATCTGCATCATGGGTGTGATCACGATCCTCTACACCGTGATGGGCGGAATGAAGGCGGTGATCTGGACCGACGTCATCCAGGTGTTCGTGATGCTCGGCGGCGCATTCTTCGCGATCGGCTACGTGGTGCTCTCGCTCGACGGCGGCGTGAGCGAGTTCTTCGCGACTGCGGCGGCCGACGACAAGATGCGCATCTTCGACCTGCGGTGGGATCTCACGCGCGCGACCGTGTGGGGCTTCGTCTTTCTGGCGCTGTTGGACGTGCTGACGTATCCGAAAGATCAGGTCATGATGCAGCGTGTGCTCTCGACCAAATCGGCCAAGGCGGCTGGTTGGTCGGTGTGGACGCTGGCCGCCGTCGTCGTGCCGGGGAGCCTGACCTTCTATGCGATCGGCACGGCGCTCTTCGCCTTCTACAAACACCACCCGGAGAAACTCAATCCGCTGCTTACGATCGACGCGACCTTCCCGCATTTCATCGCGGCGGAGCTGCCGGTGGGAGTCACAGGCTTGATCATCGCGGGAATCTTCGCGGCCTCGATGTCCACCCTGAGCAGTTGTATCAACAGCGTGGCGACGCTCGTCTCGGTGGACTTCTACGAGAAACTGGCGAAGAAGCCGGACCCGAAGAAGAGCGTGCGCATAGCGGAGGTCTTGACCGTCGTCGCCGGCCTCATCGGGGTCGGCACGGCGATCCTGCTGTCGTTCTTCGACATCCGATCGTTCTTCGATCTCTCTTTGGAACTTGCCGGCCTGCTGGGTGGCGGTTTCGCGGGCACGTACGCGTTGGGCATGTTCACGCGCCGCGCCAACTGGCAAGGGGCGGCGATCGGTGTCTGCACCAGCATCGGCGTGACGATGGTCGCATGGTCCATGCGGCTCGTGCACTCCTTCTTCTACACCGCGATCGCGATCTTCACCTGCATCGTGGTGGGTTACGTCGCGAGTTTGTTCTTCCCGGTCTCGCAGCGTTCGCTCGATGGGTTGACCATCTACGGGCGATCGCGACAGTCTCGGGACTCGAGCCACACATGAAACGCTACCGATCGGTCATCGTCGGAACAGGAGGCATCGCCAGCGCGCACGTGCGCGCGGCCGAGCATACGCAGGGCAGGGTGGAGATCGTCGCCGTGGTCGACATCGACGACACCCGCATGCGAGCCTTCCGTCGGGATTACGGGATCCCGAAAGGCTACACCGACTTCGACGAGATGCTGCGTGCGGAGAAGCCGGATCTCGTGCAGATTTGCGTGCCGCCGGCGTTGCACGCGCCGATGAGCATCGCCGCGATGGAGGCGGGAGCGTGGGTGCTGTGCGAAAAGCCGTTGTGCCGCTCGCTCTCGGAGTTCGACCGCATCGCCGAGGCGGAGAAACGGACGGGCTGCTTCACCGCGTGCGTGTTCCAAATGCGGTTCGCTTCGTCCACGGAGCACCTTCGCAAACTGGTCGTGCAGGGGCTTCTGGGACGACCGCTCGTCGCCGTGTGCAACACGCTCTGGTACCGCGACAGCGCCTACTACGCCGTCCCTTGGCGCGGGACGTGGAGCTCGGAAATCGGAGGTCCGACCGTCGGACTCGGAATCCACGCCATGGACCACCTGCTGCACTTGCTCGGACCGTGGACGGAAGTGCGTGCCGTCGCGGACACGCTCGCGCGCGACATCGAAGTGGAGGATGTATCCATGGCGTTGGTACGCTTCGCGAACGGAGCGACCGCCTCGATCGTGAACAGCGCGCTCAGTCCGAGGCAGGAGACGTACATCCGTCTCGATTTCCAGCGGGCGACGGTCGAGCTGACGCATCTCTACAGTTACTCGCGCGAGAACTGGCGTTTCACGCCGGCCGAGCCGATGAACGACGAAG from Opitutales bacterium ASA1 encodes the following:
- a CDS encoding sodium/solute symporter; amino-acid sequence: MPRPLAFRFVLLLLLAAFVPGLASEQLTKLRIGELPSLPAGAGESLFAQSGGTTFAIRGGRAWIASAEAWAETSLRAPAPIVATAYGTAYVLLGATSVSSDDAAVLEAIALGAVALTGDGLEATHLVDLPRPVRSPSLAVWRDTLYVVGLDERGKGVAWRRALRATAPAWSELSNVPWEATTLSGAVVQDASFYVLARDGSGLNLTRWLRWREEGGWASVSALQDVPVIGTLRPLGQAHVLVLGAGDAGGRVVAHVYHTITDTWTEFGSIAAGDVVNGLAWGNGAAFLLRDSADAEFRVQTVEIEMSKRLLHAIDWLVIVAYLAGMAGIGLMCWMREKRSTTADYFVGGRSIPFWAAGLSLYATGTSAISYIAIPAKSFATDWLYLAQNVVGLLATVFVAIWIVPLIRRLNIMSVYQYLEMRFHPAIRMLASGLNIVLQLGGRMSVVLFLPSLAVSAVTGVDVVTSICIMGVITILYTVMGGMKAVIWTDVIQVFVMLGGAFFAIGYVVLSLDGGVSEFFATAAADDKMRIFDLRWDLTRATVWGFVFLALLDVLTYPKDQVMMQRVLSTKSAKAAGWSVWTLAAVVVPGSLTFYAIGTALFAFYKHHPEKLNPLLTIDATFPHFIAAELPVGVTGLIIAGIFAASMSTLSSCINSVATLVSVDFYEKLAKKPDPKKSVRIAEVLTVVAGLIGVGTAILLSFFDIRSFFDLSLELAGLLGGGFAGTYALGMFTRRANWQGAAIGVCTSIGVTMVAWSMRLVHSFFYTAIAIFTCIVVGYVASLFFPVSQRSLDGLTIYGRSRQSRDSSHT
- a CDS encoding Gfo/Idh/MocA family oxidoreductase, whose product is MKRYRSVIVGTGGIASAHVRAAEHTQGRVEIVAVVDIDDTRMRAFRRDYGIPKGYTDFDEMLRAEKPDLVQICVPPALHAPMSIAAMEAGAWVLCEKPLCRSLSEFDRIAEAEKRTGCFTACVFQMRFASSTEHLRKLVVQGLLGRPLVAVCNTLWYRDSAYYAVPWRGTWSSEIGGPTVGLGIHAMDHLLHLLGPWTEVRAVADTLARDIEVEDVSMALVRFANGATASIVNSALSPRQETYIRLDFQRATVELTHLYSYSRENWRFTPAEPMNDEGLLQAWQLAPVDVPSSHGAQLVALVDDMDHGRRPLTSGDESRQTIELLTAIYRSAFTGEIVRRGVIGAGDPFYEALNGGRTTVGAKKR